In Phaeobacter gallaeciensis DSM 26640, a genomic segment contains:
- a CDS encoding DUF721 domain-containing protein, giving the protein MAVQRTKSRGFKRTSQLLNDQIRKAGESRGFAVSRLLTHWEEIAGPDISSIARPVNVHYGRGGFGATLTLLTTGAHAPMLEMQKEPLRSKVNAVYGYNAISKVRITQTAPTGFADGQVSFKYAPKVRKPQAPDPQDVAAAAKAATGVESDDLRAALERLGRNVLTKQKTLRKGYE; this is encoded by the coding sequence ATGGCAGTGCAACGGACAAAATCTCGCGGGTTCAAACGAACATCGCAGCTTCTGAATGATCAGATTCGCAAGGCCGGTGAAAGCCGGGGTTTTGCTGTGTCGCGTTTGCTGACCCATTGGGAAGAAATTGCAGGGCCTGACATCTCCTCCATCGCGCGGCCAGTCAACGTCCACTATGGGCGTGGCGGGTTTGGCGCGACATTGACGTTGCTGACCACCGGTGCCCATGCCCCGATGCTGGAGATGCAAAAGGAACCGCTGCGCAGTAAGGTCAACGCGGTCTATGGCTATAACGCCATTTCCAAGGTTCGCATCACCCAGACCGCGCCCACCGGTTTTGCCGATGGGCAGGTCTCCTTCAAATATGCACCAAAGGTTCGTAAACCTCAGGCGCCTGATCCGCAGGATGTGGCGGCAGCTGCCAAGGCCGCGACTGGGGTGGAAAGCGATGATTTGCGCGCAGCCCTGGAACGGCTTGGGCGCAATGTGCTGACAAAACAGAAAACTCTTAGAAAGGGGTACGAATGA
- the mutY gene encoding A/G-specific adenine glycosylase, whose product MRDLDSQSQPQSSTLLEWYDQHARSLPWRISPADRAAGVWPDPYRIWLSEVMLQQTTVAAVKDYFHRFTSRWPTVADLAAAPDADVMGEWAGLGYYARARNLLKCARVVAQDYGGTFPNTYDGLIALPGIGPYTAAAISAIAFDRQETVLDGNVERVMARLYDVHVPLPTSKPQLKEKAAALTPVERPGDHAQAVMDLGATICTPRNPACGICPWRTPCAARAAGTATELPKKTPKKPKPTRLGIVYLARSAAGDWLLEQRPDKGLLGGMLGWPGSDWTDSPDHPNPAPPFESDWQLLDAEVRHTFTHFHLILRVMLAELPADFAAEDHHRVIARHDFKSTDLPTVMRKAFDLWKGR is encoded by the coding sequence ATGCGTGACCTCGACAGCCAGAGCCAACCACAAAGCAGCACATTGCTGGAGTGGTACGACCAGCACGCCCGCAGCTTGCCCTGGCGGATCAGCCCGGCGGACCGCGCAGCTGGGGTCTGGCCGGATCCCTATCGCATCTGGCTAAGCGAGGTGATGCTGCAACAAACAACTGTGGCCGCAGTGAAAGACTACTTTCACCGCTTCACCAGCCGCTGGCCCACCGTAGCAGATCTGGCAGCCGCGCCGGATGCGGATGTGATGGGCGAATGGGCCGGGCTTGGATATTACGCGCGGGCGCGCAATCTGCTGAAATGTGCCCGAGTGGTTGCGCAGGACTATGGCGGCACCTTTCCCAATACCTACGACGGGCTGATCGCCCTGCCCGGCATCGGTCCTTATACGGCGGCGGCTATCTCTGCCATTGCCTTTGACCGACAGGAAACCGTCTTGGACGGCAATGTGGAGCGGGTGATGGCCCGGCTCTATGATGTCCATGTCCCCCTGCCGACCTCCAAACCACAGCTTAAGGAGAAAGCAGCCGCTCTCACCCCGGTAGAGCGGCCCGGCGATCATGCTCAGGCCGTTATGGATCTCGGCGCCACGATCTGCACGCCGCGCAATCCCGCCTGTGGCATTTGCCCATGGCGTACGCCCTGCGCGGCCCGCGCGGCGGGGACTGCGACAGAACTGCCCAAGAAAACCCCAAAGAAGCCCAAGCCAACCCGGCTCGGCATTGTCTATCTGGCCCGCAGCGCTGCGGGTGACTGGCTGCTGGAACAGCGCCCGGACAAGGGGCTCCTGGGCGGCATGTTGGGCTGGCCCGGCAGCGACTGGACCGACAGCCCCGACCATCCCAACCCCGCACCGCCGTTTGAGTCTGACTGGCAGCTGCTCGATGCCGAGGTGCGTCATACCTTCACGCATTTTCATCTTATCCTGCGCGTCATGCTGGCAGAGCTGCCTGCGGATTTCGCAGCTGAGGACCATCACCGCGTGATCGCACGACATGACTTCAAATCGACGGATCTACCAACGGTCATGCGCAAGGCCTTTGACCTATGGAAGGGTCGCTGA
- a CDS encoding adenylate/guanylate cyclase domain-containing protein, whose protein sequence is MAITASAPAPALDSDEAIFTQESPYALDALTEHKRNGLELAVRARWIAMAVTALFLIYVIPEWHVLYYHAILALLCLNGWLIRRVGRVGQSRLEMLLILADLTIMTAGMLFPNPFSSEDLPLAIQYRYGNFLYFFIILAAGTLAYSWRTVAAIGTWTVVIWLSAAFMAWWIYDPVPGLSEAVLAAVNHNHAMAEFIDPNSFMLQQRLQEGIVFFLVALTLAVSSRRFYHLIQNNAVLERERANLSRYFSPNVVQQLSQNDEPLKQTRRQDVAILFIDIIGFTRLAADSDAYKVIDLLRDFHGRMEREVFHHEGTLDKYLGDGLMATFGTPLAGPKDATNALTCARAMLASLADWNAERRRYGETEIRVGIGVHYGETVIGNIGANRLEYAVIGNTVNIAARLEERTRELEAQLVISEALRQQVRAEGGPANLEKAGFVQYPASELRGLTRSMTLWALPR, encoded by the coding sequence ATGGCCATAACTGCCTCCGCCCCCGCTCCTGCATTGGACAGCGATGAAGCGATTTTCACGCAAGAGAGCCCTTATGCGCTTGACGCGCTGACCGAGCACAAGCGCAATGGTCTGGAACTGGCAGTGCGGGCCCGCTGGATCGCAATGGCGGTTACGGCGCTGTTTCTGATTTATGTGATCCCCGAATGGCATGTGCTTTATTATCACGCCATTCTTGCGCTGCTGTGTCTTAATGGCTGGCTGATCCGCCGCGTTGGCCGGGTCGGGCAGTCACGGCTTGAGATGCTGCTGATCCTGGCCGACCTTACGATCATGACAGCAGGTATGCTGTTTCCTAACCCGTTCAGTAGCGAAGATCTGCCGTTGGCTATTCAATATCGCTATGGGAATTTCCTCTATTTTTTCATCATATTGGCAGCTGGAACCCTCGCCTATTCTTGGCGCACGGTCGCTGCGATCGGGACCTGGACCGTTGTGATCTGGTTGTCGGCAGCCTTTATGGCCTGGTGGATCTACGACCCGGTGCCGGGGCTGAGCGAGGCTGTGCTGGCAGCGGTGAACCATAATCACGCAATGGCCGAGTTCATCGACCCAAATAGCTTTATGTTGCAGCAGCGCCTTCAGGAGGGGATCGTATTCTTTCTGGTGGCGCTCACGCTGGCGGTGTCCTCAAGGCGGTTCTATCATCTGATCCAGAACAATGCGGTGCTGGAGCGCGAGCGGGCCAATCTTTCGCGGTATTTTTCGCCAAATGTCGTGCAGCAGCTCTCGCAAAACGACGAGCCGCTGAAACAAACCCGGCGTCAGGATGTGGCCATCCTGTTCATCGATATCATTGGATTTACCCGGCTTGCCGCAGACAGCGACGCCTATAAGGTGATTGATCTCTTGCGGGATTTTCACGGACGGATGGAGCGGGAGGTTTTCCATCACGAAGGAACGCTGGACAAATACCTCGGCGATGGGCTGATGGCGACCTTTGGCACGCCTTTGGCGGGACCGAAGGATGCAACCAACGCCTTAACCTGCGCACGCGCCATGCTGGCGTCACTGGCCGATTGGAACGCAGAGCGCCGCCGCTATGGTGAGACTGAAATCCGCGTCGGTATCGGGGTTCATTACGGTGAGACCGTGATAGGTAACATCGGTGCGAACCGGCTGGAGTATGCGGTGATTGGCAATACTGTGAATATTGCTGCCCGGCTGGAGGAGCGGACCCGTGAACTGGAAGCCCAGCTTGTGATCAGTGAAGCGCTGCGTCAACAGGTGCGGGCCGAGGGTGGTCCGGCCAATCTGGAGAAGGCGGGTTTTGTCCAGTACCCTGCATCTGAGCTGCGTGGATTGACACGGTCGATGACACTCTGGGCGCTGCCGCGTTAA
- a CDS encoding alkane 1-monooxygenase, with translation MTTPETLRSWQAALPFWLSFLLIPLVVLAAVYGGWAILLPPLATWYLFAALDGVFGLNLENADPLTPEDDLRWYSALTMAWVPAQALLLIVMLIYVPQAEHLSGLEKFGVFFGVGVLSGTVGINYSHELMHQKSKLERWLADILLAMVLYSHFRSEHLLVHHRHVGTPRDPVTARYNEGFHRFYPRVLRQCWQSAFRAESAQLARRDLPWTDRRNPFFRYWTLQGLMLLVAFFLGGLTGLLLFLAQAGVAIWQLELVNYVEHYGLTRKYLGNGKFEHVMPRHSWNAAHKASNWLLINLQRHSDHHYKPDRRFPLLQNHTKADAPQLPYGYPVMTVAAMFPPLWRRIMNPRVRRWRQMYYPEITDWSAYNKALKPDQRPDPVTTGPATT, from the coding sequence ATGACAACTCCCGAAACACTGCGCAGCTGGCAGGCGGCTCTACCGTTCTGGCTGTCTTTTCTGTTGATTCCCTTGGTGGTGTTGGCCGCCGTCTATGGCGGTTGGGCCATTTTGTTGCCCCCCTTGGCCACCTGGTATCTCTTTGCCGCGCTTGACGGGGTGTTCGGTCTCAACCTGGAGAACGCCGATCCTCTCACGCCCGAGGACGACCTTCGCTGGTACTCCGCCCTGACCATGGCTTGGGTCCCTGCGCAGGCCCTGTTGCTGATTGTCATGCTTATCTATGTGCCTCAGGCCGAACATCTGTCAGGTCTTGAGAAATTCGGCGTGTTCTTTGGCGTCGGTGTCCTGAGTGGCACTGTTGGGATCAACTACAGCCACGAATTGATGCATCAGAAGAGCAAGCTAGAACGCTGGCTGGCGGATATCCTGCTGGCGATGGTGCTCTACTCACATTTCAGATCCGAACATCTGCTCGTCCACCACCGCCATGTCGGCACGCCCCGCGACCCGGTGACGGCGCGCTACAACGAAGGGTTCCACCGGTTCTACCCGCGGGTGCTGCGGCAGTGCTGGCAGTCCGCGTTTCGCGCCGAGAGCGCCCAACTGGCACGCCGCGATCTGCCCTGGACCGATCGGCGCAATCCGTTCTTTCGCTACTGGACGCTACAAGGGCTTATGCTGTTGGTCGCGTTTTTTCTGGGCGGGCTCACGGGGCTGTTGCTGTTTCTGGCACAAGCTGGTGTCGCGATCTGGCAGCTGGAGCTGGTGAACTACGTCGAACACTATGGACTGACCCGCAAATATCTGGGCAATGGCAAGTTCGAACACGTAATGCCGCGGCATTCCTGGAATGCTGCACATAAGGCCTCGAACTGGTTGCTGATCAATCTGCAACGTCACTCCGACCATCACTACAAACCGGACCGACGCTTTCCCCTGCTCCAGAACCACACCAAGGCCGACGCGCCGCAGCTGCCCTATGGCTATCCGGTGATGACCGTCGCCGCGATGTTTCCACCGCTGTGGCGCCGGATAATGAACCCGCGGGTGCGACGCTGGCGGCAGATGTATTATCCCGAAATCACCGACTGGAGCGCCTACAACAAAGCTCTGAAACCGGATCAGCGCCCGGATCCGGTCACCACCGGTCCTGCAACTACTTAA
- a CDS encoding ribonuclease HII, whose amino-acid sequence MEYPDYSLEAAARARGQMRIAGVDEVGRGPLAGPVTAAAVILDPDSIPEGLNDSKKLSAKRREAVEASILAQAEVSIAHASVEEIDSLNILRASHLAMERAVAALDPAPDYLLIDGNLIPKGLLQASEFVIKGDAKSVSIAAASIVAKQARDRIMVDLAQQFPGYGWEKNAGYPSKQHREALVSLGVTPHHRCSFKPVHKILYQE is encoded by the coding sequence ATGGAGTATCCCGATTATAGTTTGGAAGCGGCGGCGCGTGCGCGTGGCCAGATGCGCATAGCAGGCGTGGATGAGGTAGGGCGTGGCCCGCTGGCAGGGCCGGTGACGGCTGCGGCGGTGATCCTGGACCCTGATAGCATCCCAGAGGGGCTGAACGACTCCAAGAAGCTGAGCGCCAAACGGCGCGAGGCGGTGGAGGCGTCTATCCTTGCACAGGCTGAGGTGTCGATTGCCCATGCCTCTGTCGAAGAGATTGATTCTTTGAACATTTTACGTGCGTCGCATCTGGCGATGGAACGTGCGGTTGCAGCACTGGACCCGGCACCGGACTATTTGCTGATCGACGGCAATCTGATCCCCAAGGGGCTGCTGCAAGCATCGGAGTTTGTCATCAAGGGGGATGCCAAATCAGTCTCCATCGCGGCGGCTTCGATAGTGGCGAAACAGGCACGTGACCGGATCATGGTGGATTTGGCGCAACAGTTTCCCGGCTATGGCTGGGAGAAAAACGCAGGCTACCCTTCCAAACAGCATCGCGAGGCGCTGGTCAGCCTAGGGGTAACCCCACATCATCGGTGCTCCTTCAAGCCGGTACACAAGATATTGTATCAAGAGTGA
- a CDS encoding site-specific DNA-methyltransferase encodes MNKTLTRGAEALPLNAILDGDCIEVMSGLPSNSVDLIFADPPYNLQLKGQLHRPDNSKVDAVDDHWDQFSSFGVYDKFTRDWLKQARRILKPNGSIWVIGSYHNIFRVGTAVQDEGFWILNDVIWRKSNPMPNFRGKRYTNAHETMIWASKSEGAKYTFNYEALKALNEGLQMRSDWVMPICTGHERLKDDAGNKAHPTQKPEALLHRILVGSTNPGDVVLDPFFGTGTTGAVAKMLGREFIGIEREAAYREVAEKRIKSVRKFDREALQVSASKRAEPRVPFGQLVERGMLRPGDELYSMNQRHKAKVRADGTLIGDNIKGSIHQVGAHLENAPSCNGWTYWCFKRDGKTVPIDVLRQQIRAELQN; translated from the coding sequence ATGAACAAAACACTTACACGGGGCGCCGAGGCGCTCCCGCTAAACGCGATCCTTGACGGTGACTGCATCGAAGTGATGTCCGGTCTGCCGTCAAATTCGGTTGATCTGATTTTTGCAGATCCGCCCTATAACCTTCAGCTGAAAGGGCAGTTGCATCGTCCCGACAACAGCAAGGTGGACGCGGTTGACGATCACTGGGACCAATTTTCCAGCTTTGGCGTCTACGACAAATTCACCCGCGACTGGCTGAAACAGGCCCGCCGTATCCTGAAGCCCAACGGCTCCATTTGGGTGATCGGCTCCTACCATAATATCTTCCGGGTCGGCACAGCCGTGCAGGACGAAGGGTTCTGGATCCTCAATGATGTGATCTGGCGCAAGTCGAACCCGATGCCGAATTTCCGGGGCAAGCGTTATACCAATGCCCATGAGACGATGATCTGGGCGTCAAAGTCCGAAGGCGCAAAATATACCTTCAACTACGAGGCGCTGAAGGCGCTGAACGAAGGTTTGCAGATGCGTTCGGACTGGGTGATGCCGATCTGCACAGGCCATGAGCGCCTGAAAGATGACGCCGGCAACAAGGCGCATCCGACGCAAAAGCCAGAGGCGTTGTTGCATCGTATCCTCGTCGGGTCGACCAATCCCGGTGATGTGGTGCTGGATCCCTTCTTTGGCACGGGTACGACAGGTGCCGTGGCCAAGATGCTGGGTCGTGAGTTCATCGGGATCGAGCGCGAGGCCGCCTATCGTGAGGTCGCGGAGAAACGTATCAAATCGGTGCGTAAATTCGACCGCGAGGCTTTGCAGGTGTCCGCCAGCAAACGCGCCGAGCCGCGCGTGCCCTTTGGCCAGCTGGTCGAGCGTGGCATGCTGCGTCCGGGTGATGAGCTTTATTCGATGAACCAGCGCCACAAGGCGAAGGTCCGCGCGGATGGGACGCTGATCGGCGACAATATCAAGGGGTCGATTCATCAGGTCGGGGCGCATCTGGAAAATGCACCATCCTGTAATGGCTGGACTTACTGGTGCTTCAAGCGGGATGGAAAAACCGTGCCCATTGATGTGCTGCGCCAACAGATTCGGGCTGAGTTGCAGAACTAA